A stretch of the Planktothricoides raciborskii GIHE-MW2 genome encodes the following:
- a CDS encoding P-loop NTPase family protein, which produces MIAQLETPIVETPIRPAYAISGLVQVFTSTHRCFFTNVMAQALRIAGQGTPVLVVQFLKGGIGGGKENPVRLGQNLEWIRCNLPRCIDTPELEEIEVAALRELWEHTQQAVTAGKYDLVVLDELSLAIHFGLIPEEEVIELLDNRPSHVDIILTGPNMPNALLDQADQITQIRRSHRP; this is translated from the coding sequence ATGATTGCACAGCTTGAAACTCCGATTGTCGAAACTCCAATTCGTCCCGCTTATGCGATTTCGGGACTGGTTCAGGTGTTCACTAGCACCCACCGCTGCTTTTTTACCAACGTCATGGCGCAAGCCTTGAGAATTGCCGGTCAGGGAACCCCAGTGTTAGTGGTACAGTTTCTCAAAGGCGGAATCGGTGGTGGGAAAGAAAATCCCGTTCGCCTAGGGCAAAATTTAGAATGGATTAGATGTAATCTGCCCCGCTGCATTGACACCCCTGAACTGGAAGAAATCGAAGTAGCTGCCTTACGCGAATTGTGGGAACATACCCAACAAGCGGTGACGGCCGGAAAATACGATTTAGTCGTGCTTGACGAATTAAGTTTGGCTATTCATTTTGGCTTAATTCCAGAAGAGGAAGTGATCGAACTACTGGATAATCGTCCCAGTCACGTTGATATCATTTTAACTGGGCCAAATATGCCGAATGCTTTATTAGATCAAGCTGACCAAATTACCCAAATTCGCCGCAGTCACCGACCTTAA
- a CDS encoding adenylate kinase, giving the protein MRLVILGGPGAGKGTQANKLCNYFQIPLVSIGDILREAIAAETKLGKKAQPYVAKGELVPDMTMIKFVRDRLLQPDTKNGWLLDGYPRTAFQAEELDFLLDHLQQKLDWAIFLNVPEDVLIQRCKNREYRRTDDEPEIVKRRIDLFNQRTIPLLEYYEYYQRQRLISVHGEQTPEAIFQEVLTQIKTQ; this is encoded by the coding sequence GTGAGATTGGTAATTCTGGGCGGGCCGGGTGCTGGCAAAGGAACACAAGCAAATAAGTTGTGTAATTATTTTCAAATTCCTTTGGTTTCTATTGGCGATATTCTTCGAGAGGCGATCGCGGCAGAAACGAAGTTGGGAAAAAAAGCCCAACCTTATGTGGCAAAAGGCGAACTGGTGCCAGATATGACGATGATTAAATTTGTGCGCGATCGCCTGCTGCAACCAGATACGAAAAATGGCTGGTTATTGGATGGTTATCCCCGCACCGCTTTCCAAGCGGAAGAGTTAGATTTTTTACTGGATCATTTGCAGCAAAAGTTAGATTGGGCGATTTTTTTAAATGTGCCAGAGGATGTATTAATCCAGCGCTGCAAAAATCGAGAATATAGGCGGACTGATGACGAACCGGAAATCGTCAAACGGCGGATTGATTTGTTTAATCAGCGCACGATTCCCTTGTTGGAATATTATGAATATTACCAGCGACAACGCCTGATTTCCGTTCACGGAGAACAAACTCCCGAAGCAATATTTCAGGAAGTTTTGACCCAGATTAAGACTCAATAA
- the rph gene encoding ribonuclease PH, with translation MTWQRPDGRKADQLRPISFEKDFTRFAAASVLTRCGDTQVLCNVSIEPGVPKFLFGQGKGWLTAEYRMLPGATLQRQRREFMQLSGRTQEIQRLIGRSLRSCLDFQVLGERTITVDADVLQADAGTRTTAITGGFVALSLAMQKLVEKGELARSPIINQVAAVSVGLLDGEAFLDLNYPEDVAADIDCNVVMTGDLNLIEIQGTAEAGSFSRGQLNQILDVAEKGMKELFAAQGKVISNSV, from the coding sequence ATGACTTGGCAACGTCCTGATGGCAGAAAAGCGGATCAATTACGTCCGATTTCTTTTGAGAAAGATTTTACTCGATTTGCGGCGGCTTCGGTGTTAACTCGATGTGGTGATACCCAGGTACTTTGTAATGTTAGTATTGAGCCTGGAGTGCCGAAATTTTTATTCGGTCAAGGGAAAGGTTGGCTGACTGCGGAATATCGAATGCTTCCCGGTGCTACGTTACAACGGCAACGCCGGGAGTTTATGCAGCTATCCGGTCGCACCCAAGAAATTCAACGGTTAATTGGCCGAAGTTTGCGGTCTTGTTTGGATTTTCAAGTGTTAGGAGAAAGGACGATTACGGTGGATGCAGATGTGTTGCAAGCGGATGCCGGAACGCGGACAACGGCCATTACGGGCGGGTTTGTGGCGCTGTCTTTGGCGATGCAAAAGCTAGTAGAAAAAGGGGAATTGGCGCGATCGCCGATTATTAATCAGGTGGCAGCAGTGTCCGTGGGACTGCTCGACGGTGAGGCATTTCTGGATTTAAATTACCCGGAAGATGTGGCAGCAGATATTGATTGTAATGTGGTAATGACCGGGGATTTAAACTTAATTGAAATCCAAGGTACGGCGGAAGCGGGTAGCTTTAGCCGAGGTCAATTAAATCAGATTTTAGATGTGGCGGAAAAAGGCATGAAAGAATTATTCGCCGCCCAGGGTAAGGTAATTAGTAATTCTGTCTGA
- a CDS encoding endonuclease/exonuclease/phosphatase family protein translates to MSNHRFVTYNILSSHLAEPEHFVKCDRADLDPETRLNRIVAKLLPEIAQNSIICLQEVSTLWAGELHRFFANHNYYLVTGLYGHQKNGYMGVAIAFPLGKYQMLEAKIERLSDSRDWPKLSPLAVAARNFLQGFVRLWDKKKAKSLEHAIAHAQRRTNQVIFLRLDDKAQGDRFGVATYHMPCVYYAPKVMTIHTSMLVQRIQELAQNDPFVLTGDFNIRPAESQYQLITTGSMASNHPAYPPILKGDRWRPELATPLRSAYREAFGQEPEFTNYAQTRKKAPFQETLDYIWLSPQWQVVSALPLPTRDQVTSSFPNPEQPSDHILLAVEMTLKKLGSSI, encoded by the coding sequence ATGTCTAATCATCGGTTTGTTACTTATAATATCCTCTCTAGCCATTTAGCTGAACCGGAACATTTTGTTAAGTGCGATCGGGCTGACTTAGACCCAGAAACTCGCCTCAACCGGATCGTGGCCAAATTATTACCGGAAATTGCCCAAAACTCGATTATTTGTCTCCAAGAAGTTTCGACATTGTGGGCTGGTGAGTTGCATCGGTTTTTCGCTAACCATAATTATTATTTAGTCACGGGTTTATATGGCCATCAGAAAAATGGTTATATGGGAGTAGCCATTGCTTTTCCTCTGGGAAAGTACCAAATGTTAGAGGCCAAAATAGAACGGTTAAGTGATAGCCGGGATTGGCCAAAGTTATCCCCTTTAGCCGTGGCTGCAAGAAATTTCCTCCAAGGATTTGTGCGTCTGTGGGACAAAAAAAAGGCCAAAAGTCTGGAACACGCGATCGCTCATGCCCAACGGCGGACGAATCAAGTGATTTTTCTGCGGTTAGACGATAAAGCACAAGGCGATCGATTCGGGGTGGCGACTTATCATATGCCCTGTGTTTATTATGCCCCGAAAGTGATGACTATTCATACATCAATGTTGGTGCAACGTATCCAAGAATTAGCCCAAAATGATCCCTTTGTTTTAACGGGAGATTTTAATATTCGCCCCGCCGAATCTCAATATCAGTTAATTACTACGGGGTCAATGGCTAGTAATCATCCAGCTTATCCACCAATCCTCAAAGGCGATCGCTGGCGACCTGAATTAGCCACACCATTGCGGAGTGCTTATCGGGAGGCATTTGGTCAAGAACCGGAATTTACCAACTATGCTCAAACCAGAAAAAAAGCTCCTTTTCAAGAAACCTTAGATTATATTTGGTTATCTCCTCAATGGCAGGTAGTTTCTGCTTTGCCCCTACCCACTCGCGACCAAGTAACCAGTTCTTTTCCTAATCCTGAACAGCCCTCGGATCATATTTTATTGGCTGTGGAAATGACATTAAAGAAATTGGGATCATCTATATAG
- the hppD gene encoding 4-hydroxyphenylpyruvate dioxygenase, which yields MPQTTDQVKVSSISFLEFSGSRPHLLLALFEKMGMRKVGEFGQAPATLHCQGDIHFISNPGVGGNTEIFRSIHGRGASAMGFKVEDSQKAFDQAISLGAVPAEKTDYDIPAIKGVGASLIYLVDDEQEKKLFSLFNYQRSYEINPETCLERIDHLTHNLNQGGVERMCRFYETVFGFERIRSFHIHGKKTGLYSEVVASPCRNVIIPLNETKDDRSQIAEFIREYNGEGIQHIALASTNLYKTVAGLSDKGIEFQDTPDTYYELIDRRLPSHTENVEKLHKHKILIDGGEAQGGGFLLQIFTKNSIGPIFFEYIQRKGNHGFGEGNFQALFESIELDQERRGVFA from the coding sequence ATGCCACAAACAACCGATCAAGTTAAAGTATCATCGATTTCCTTCTTAGAGTTTTCCGGTAGTCGTCCTCACTTGCTTTTAGCTCTGTTCGAGAAAATGGGAATGCGAAAAGTGGGAGAATTTGGTCAAGCACCCGCTACCCTGCATTGTCAAGGAGATATTCACTTTATCTCTAACCCTGGTGTTGGGGGGAATACGGAGATATTTCGCAGTATTCATGGCCGGGGTGCGAGTGCGATGGGTTTTAAGGTAGAAGACTCCCAGAAAGCTTTTGACCAAGCAATTTCCTTGGGGGCTGTCCCGGCGGAAAAAACGGACTATGATATTCCGGCAATTAAAGGTGTGGGTGCTTCGCTAATTTATTTGGTAGATGATGAACAGGAGAAAAAGTTATTTTCTCTGTTTAATTACCAACGTAGTTATGAGATTAATCCTGAAACCTGTTTGGAACGTATCGATCATCTTACCCATAATTTGAACCAAGGTGGTGTAGAGAGGATGTGCCGTTTCTACGAAACAGTCTTCGGTTTTGAAAGGATTCGGTCATTTCATATTCATGGGAAAAAAACAGGTTTATATAGTGAAGTTGTCGCCAGTCCTTGTCGGAACGTGATCATCCCCCTGAATGAAACTAAAGACGATCGCTCTCAAATCGCCGAGTTTATTCGTGAGTACAATGGGGAGGGAATTCAACATATTGCCCTGGCTAGTACCAATCTATACAAAACTGTTGCTGGTTTATCCGATAAAGGCATTGAGTTCCAAGATACTCCAGATACTTATTATGAATTAATCGATCGCCGCTTACCCAGCCATACTGAAAATGTCGAAAAGTTGCATAAACATAAAATTCTGATTGATGGTGGGGAAGCTCAGGGGGGCGGGTTTTTGTTACAAATTTTTACGAAAAATAGTATCGGCCCAATCTTTTTTGAGTATATTCAGCGCAAGGGTAATCATGGTTTTGGGGAAGGAAATTTCCAAGCGCTGTTTGAGTCAATTGAGTTAGATCAAGAACGTCGAGGGGTTTTCGCTTAA
- the bchB gene encoding ferredoxin:protochlorophyllide reductase (ATP-dependent) subunit B, with product MKLAYWMYAGPAHIGTLRIASSFKNVHAIMHAPLGDDYFNVMRSMLERERDFTPVTASVVDRNVLARGSQEKVVENIVRKDREETPDLIVLTPTCTSSILQEDLENFVQRAQLDAKGDVMLADVNHYRVNELQAADRTLDQIVKFYINKARKKGELPEGKTDKPSVNIIGMSTLGFHNNHDCTELKRLMADLGIEVNEVIPEGASVHNLKNLPRAWFNLVPYRELGLMAAKYLESEFGMPLVDITPMGIVETARCIRKIQQVLNAQGADVNYEEFIDHQTRFISQAAWFSRSIDCQNLTGKKAVVFGDNTHAAAMTKILAREMGIHVVLAGTYCKYDADWFREQVSEYCDEVLISDDNAAIGDAIARLEPAAIFGTQMERHVGKRLDIPCGVIASPIHIQNFPVGYTPFLGYEGANQLVDLIYNSFTLGMEDHLLEIFGGHDTKEVITKGISADSDLTWTKDAQAELNKIPGFVRGKIKRNTEKFARDRGFDQITVEVMYAAKESVGA from the coding sequence ATGAAATTGGCTTATTGGATGTATGCCGGCCCCGCACATATTGGCACCCTTCGCATTGCCAGTTCTTTTAAAAATGTCCATGCTATTATGCACGCTCCTCTCGGCGATGACTATTTTAATGTGATGCGATCAATGCTGGAACGGGAACGGGATTTTACCCCAGTGACTGCCAGCGTAGTAGACCGCAATGTTTTAGCGCGGGGTTCTCAAGAAAAAGTGGTGGAAAATATTGTTCGCAAAGACCGGGAAGAAACCCCGGATTTGATTGTTCTCACCCCCACTTGTACCTCTAGCATTTTGCAAGAAGACCTGGAAAACTTTGTGCAACGGGCACAACTAGATGCCAAAGGGGATGTGATGCTGGCAGATGTGAATCACTACCGGGTGAATGAACTGCAAGCCGCCGATCGCACCCTGGATCAAATTGTTAAATTTTATATCAATAAAGCCCGGAAAAAAGGCGAACTGCCGGAAGGAAAAACCGACAAACCTTCCGTCAATATTATTGGAATGTCTACCCTAGGTTTCCACAACAATCACGACTGCACGGAATTGAAGCGCTTGATGGCTGATTTGGGCATTGAAGTCAACGAAGTGATTCCCGAAGGTGCTTCGGTTCATAATCTGAAAAACCTGCCCCGCGCTTGGTTTAACTTAGTACCTTATCGGGAATTAGGCTTGATGGCGGCCAAATATTTGGAAAGCGAATTTGGGATGCCATTAGTTGATATTACCCCGATGGGAATTGTGGAAACAGCCCGCTGTATCCGCAAAATTCAGCAAGTGCTGAATGCCCAAGGTGCGGATGTAAATTATGAAGAATTTATCGATCATCAAACGCGGTTTATTTCCCAAGCGGCTTGGTTTTCTCGTTCCATTGACTGCCAAAATTTAACCGGCAAAAAAGCGGTGGTGTTTGGGGATAATACCCATGCTGCTGCTATGACAAAAATTTTGGCGCGGGAAATGGGAATTCATGTGGTTTTGGCGGGAACTTATTGTAAATATGATGCGGATTGGTTCCGGGAACAAGTCAGCGAATATTGCGATGAAGTGCTGATTAGTGACGATAATGCAGCGATTGGAGATGCGATCGCCCGCTTAGAACCGGCAGCTATTTTTGGCACCCAAATGGAACGTCATGTGGGCAAACGTTTAGACATTCCTTGTGGGGTGATTGCCTCACCGATTCACATTCAAAATTTCCCCGTGGGTTACACTCCTTTCCTGGGTTATGAAGGGGCGAATCAACTGGTGGATTTAATCTACAATTCCTTTACTTTGGGCATGGAAGACCACCTGCTAGAAATCTTTGGCGGTCACGATACCAAAGAAGTGATTACTAAAGGAATTTCGGCGGATTCTGACCTGACTTGGACAAAAGATGCCCAAGCAGAATTAAACAAAATCCCTGGTTTTGTCCGAGGCAAAATTAAGCGGAACACGGAAAAATTTGCTCGCGATCGCGGCTTTGACCAAATCACCGTTGAAGTGATGTATGCGGCAAAAGAATCTGTAGGGGCATGA
- a CDS encoding N-6 DNA methylase — MGRHPKIIQTKTGIDRRETGYYSTPAFISEFIAWAITNLNPTGSYALDPCVGRGEMAIPLMKRGVFVDGMDILSFNLPETINFHPQDFLEYYINQKNHCILNQKIGLNYDFYIANPPYNCHEVDYIRQNKSKLLSFFSDVGVHNMYSIFISALIDFAKNGALIGMITLDSFLTAKAHTELRQKIINNCAIHYLILCPNDLFLAQGADVRTCIMILQKGSEYQKQVKIANRPLNMQKLATTLEAKKFVTAPLEQILLSGKSDRYEFAIAMTDEIQGLFSYPRLGTLFPCVTGISTGCDREYLSKQKKPGFNIPFYKNPGKSRFFTHPNAYLADNFLSIAQKVPNFMVRNQDLLYRPGITCSSMGIPFSACYLPANSTYGVNANIITSDRDTWWLIAYLNSHLVTFMVRGILNRSNMITSGYVGRIPIPEISVKGKEKLQRFAQEAYEKKVSSQAAMQYIFAVNQVIYQELSLSAETISIITNFSENILQAI, encoded by the coding sequence ATGGGTCGCCATCCTAAAATAATTCAGACAAAAACAGGTATAGACCGGCGAGAAACAGGTTACTACTCGACCCCGGCTTTTATTTCTGAGTTCATTGCTTGGGCAATTACAAACCTTAATCCCACCGGCAGTTATGCCTTAGATCCTTGTGTGGGTCGCGGGGAAATGGCAATTCCGCTGATGAAGCGGGGTGTATTCGTAGACGGGATGGATATTTTATCCTTCAATTTGCCAGAAACCATAAATTTTCACCCCCAAGATTTTTTAGAATACTATATCAATCAAAAAAATCACTGTATTTTAAATCAAAAAATAGGACTAAATTACGATTTTTATATTGCTAATCCACCTTATAACTGCCATGAAGTCGATTATATTAGACAAAATAAATCTAAGCTATTGAGTTTTTTCTCAGACGTAGGAGTACATAATATGTATTCCATCTTTATATCGGCGTTAATTGATTTTGCCAAGAATGGCGCTTTGATCGGGATGATTACTCTGGATTCATTCCTGACGGCTAAAGCGCATACAGAATTGCGGCAAAAAATTATCAATAATTGTGCAATTCACTATCTGATTCTCTGTCCCAATGACCTGTTTTTGGCTCAAGGGGCTGACGTGCGGACTTGTATTATGATTCTGCAAAAAGGAAGCGAGTATCAAAAACAAGTTAAAATAGCAAATCGTCCGTTAAATATGCAAAAATTGGCCACAACATTAGAAGCGAAAAAATTTGTCACCGCACCTTTAGAGCAAATTCTGCTGTCAGGGAAATCAGATCGCTATGAATTTGCGATCGCCATGACCGATGAAATCCAGGGGCTATTTTCTTATCCCAGGTTAGGAACTTTATTTCCTTGTGTCACCGGAATTTCTACCGGATGCGATCGCGAATATTTATCTAAACAGAAAAAACCAGGATTTAACATACCCTTCTATAAAAATCCTGGTAAATCTCGGTTTTTTACTCATCCTAATGCTTACTTAGCCGATAATTTCTTATCAATTGCCCAAAAAGTTCCTAATTTTATGGTGCGTAACCAAGACCTATTATATCGACCGGGAATAACTTGTTCTTCGATGGGAATTCCTTTTTCTGCTTGCTATTTACCAGCTAATTCAACTTATGGAGTCAATGCCAATATTATTACGAGCGATCGGGATACTTGGTGGCTGATTGCTTACTTAAATAGTCATTTGGTGACATTTATGGTCCGGGGGATATTAAATCGGTCTAACATGATTACTTCTGGTTATGTAGGGCGGATTCCTATCCCGGAAATTAGCGTTAAGGGAAAAGAAAAACTTCAAAGATTTGCTCAGGAAGCTTATGAAAAAAAAGTCTCATCGCAAGCAGCAATGCAATATATATTTGCGGTGAATCAAGTCATTTACCAAGAGTTAAGTTTATCCGCAGAAACGATTAGTATAATTACCAATTTTTCAGAAAATATATTACAAGCAATTTAG
- a CDS encoding Uma2 family endonuclease, whose product MIQSIPDLISFEEFIEAYPENGQRYELLNGILVEMLPTGPYELVSSFLATKLQVEIWQRRLPYVIPKTCVVKPFRERSGYNPDVIVLKQDVLGKELLWKKASTVHKVTVLPWLLRW is encoded by the coding sequence ATGATTCAATCTATCCCCGACCTGATTAGTTTTGAAGAATTTATAGAAGCCTATCCAGAAAATGGGCAACGTTATGAATTACTCAATGGAATTTTAGTTGAAATGTTGCCAACCGGCCCGTACGAATTAGTTAGTAGTTTTTTGGCAACGAAACTGCAAGTAGAAATTTGGCAGCGTCGTTTGCCTTATGTGATTCCCAAAACTTGTGTGGTGAAACCTTTTCGAGAGCGATCGGGTTATAACCCGGATGTGATTGTACTCAAACAAGATGTTTTAGGGAAAGAGTTGCTATGGAAAAAAGCATCGACAGTACACAAGGTGACAGTATTGCCCTGGTTATTGAGGTGGTAA
- a CDS encoding Photosystem Q(B) protein 1, producing MSTVLQPKREVDIGDLWPMFVDWIVSTENRIYIGWFGVLMIPTFLVAVTTFAIAFIAAPAVDMEGIREPIFGSILGNQNMITAAVVPTSAAIGLHFYPIWSASSIEEWLYNGGPYQLIILHFAIAIWSYMGRLWELSYRLGMRPWIAVAFSAPASAATAVLLIYPIGQGSFSEGMPLGISGTFYFMMSLQAQHNVLMHPLHMIGVAGIFGGALLSALHGSLVTSSLIRETSDLESTNVGYKFGQQEGTYNLLAGHSGFLGRLLIPGLGIRNSRSVHFLMGALPTIGIWFATLGIGVMAFNLNGFNFNHSIIDASGKVISTDADLLNRATLGIQAMHAPNTHHFPNLIAGGEGIPVSLKTAPAMI from the coding sequence ATGAGTACCGTTTTACAACCCAAACGCGAAGTCGATATCGGTGACTTGTGGCCGATGTTTGTGGACTGGATCGTTAGCACGGAAAACCGCATTTATATTGGTTGGTTTGGTGTCTTGATGATTCCCACATTCCTGGTCGCAGTGACAACATTTGCGATCGCCTTCATCGCTGCCCCTGCGGTGGATATGGAAGGCATCCGCGAACCTATTTTCGGGTCAATTTTAGGTAATCAAAATATGATTACTGCCGCCGTAGTGCCCACCTCAGCGGCGATCGGTTTACATTTCTATCCCATTTGGTCAGCCAGTTCCATTGAAGAATGGCTTTACAATGGTGGCCCTTATCAACTGATAATTCTGCATTTTGCGATCGCCATTTGGTCTTATATGGGCCGCTTATGGGAATTAAGCTATCGCCTGGGAATGCGTCCCTGGATTGCCGTCGCCTTTTCCGCCCCCGCATCCGCAGCCACCGCCGTATTGCTAATTTATCCCATCGGACAAGGCAGCTTTTCTGAAGGAATGCCCTTGGGAATTTCCGGGACTTTCTATTTTATGATGTCCCTCCAAGCACAACATAATGTGTTAATGCACCCGCTACACATGATCGGCGTTGCCGGAATTTTTGGCGGGGCTTTGTTAAGTGCCTTACATGGGTCATTAGTCACCAGCAGTTTAATTCGTGAAACCAGCGATTTAGAATCCACAAATGTGGGATATAAATTTGGCCAACAAGAAGGAACTTACAATCTTTTAGCCGGACATTCGGGCTTTTTAGGCCGATTATTAATTCCCGGATTAGGCATCCGCAACAGCCGTTCTGTCCATTTTCTCATGGGTGCTTTACCCACCATTGGCATTTGGTTTGCCACCCTGGGAATTGGGGTGATGGCCTTCAATTTGAATGGCTTTAACTTCAACCATTCGATTATCGATGCTTCCGGCAAAGTCATTTCCACCGATGCGGATTTGCTCAATCGGGCTACCCTGGGAATTCAGGCAATGCACGCGCCGAATACCCATCATTTCCCGAATTTGATTGCTGGCGGTGAAGGCATTCCCGTTAGCCTAAAAACGGCTCCAGCGATGATCTAA
- a CDS encoding NACHT domain-containing protein, translating into MNGIAATLYINHWSNPQDIFAPCILMLNVNQASFSVSILFVKGLFSLPIAQLTLHPAHSGIIFSLFTLVSGLLYFFLTPRFRKWIANYQGIFVPEPLDRLPIRRGFSIAFTSCLGIVMMAAIAMIHGDRGHHLALTAAYLGVILFSLGTAFFPGVMEPKLRQFWQKTPQIGRDELLSAIRQEITERSQQSLHRAVFNTLMFDPHQETETPRLWNVDIKIGQNPTRTLSPTEKIIDAFPNQNHLGRVILLGMSGSGKTTTLLELAADFCDRALENPQVPIPVLLDLPTWPSSQPLTTWVCEQLQTKYGVSFNLSELWLKNGQLFLLLDGLDELKPSDQETCVAALNQLTLSNGRSPSFLVSTRLDCYKKTRNRLKLSAAIGLKNIDIAQIQNYLLASRSREFWENIKDNPHLLALAKNPLFLNLMVLANEEILIHSWKRITAKSDRIDYLFNAYIRRQLSRQTPSQSYPPGKEPTPDRTKTWLKSLVMQTSPKQQIEFSLDSLPKPLFQPNIELIYLTINLILPIGLCGLYIYFYTKKISLIPGIVILGTTWLFMLLFLLSIKHKIFLGKIIPPRYHLFSAINTIILFGLGLLSIRLNWLIIAQAEGQIGGLLYGLSLLIFTIAIAPLLGLIPSIYAAFPCLKPLYIHWNLARNGRIPWNYARFLDFLTERLFLQKIRGHYRFIHPLFTQHLQNHFD; encoded by the coding sequence ATGAACGGAATCGCCGCAACACTGTACATTAATCATTGGAGCAATCCTCAAGACATCTTTGCCCCTTGTATCCTCATGCTTAACGTTAATCAGGCTTCCTTTTCTGTGTCTATCTTATTCGTGAAGGGTTTATTTTCGCTGCCGATCGCCCAATTGACCCTACATCCTGCTCATAGTGGCATAATTTTCTCGCTATTCACCTTAGTTTCAGGCTTATTATATTTCTTCCTAACTCCACGGTTCCGCAAATGGATCGCCAACTATCAGGGGATTTTTGTCCCGGAACCACTGGATCGGTTGCCGATCCGTCGCGGGTTCTCGATCGCCTTCACATCTTGCCTGGGAATAGTGATGATGGCCGCGATCGCCATGATTCATGGCGATCGCGGCCATCATCTTGCCCTAACTGCGGCATATCTTGGTGTGATTTTATTCAGCCTAGGAACTGCATTTTTCCCTGGAGTAATGGAGCCAAAATTGCGGCAATTTTGGCAAAAAACCCCCCAGATTGGCCGGGATGAATTACTCAGCGCCATTCGTCAAGAAATTACCGAGCGATCACAACAGTCGTTACACCGGGCTGTATTCAATACTTTAATGTTTGACCCACACCAGGAAACAGAAACCCCCCGTCTTTGGAATGTGGATATTAAAATTGGACAAAACCCTACTCGCACCCTCAGTCCCACTGAAAAAATTATCGATGCTTTCCCCAATCAGAACCACTTAGGTCGAGTGATTTTGTTAGGGATGTCCGGTTCAGGAAAAACCACCACATTATTAGAATTAGCCGCCGATTTTTGCGATCGCGCTCTTGAGAATCCCCAAGTGCCAATCCCCGTTTTATTAGATTTACCCACTTGGCCATCTAGTCAACCATTGACTACCTGGGTTTGTGAGCAACTTCAGACTAAATATGGTGTGAGCTTTAATTTAAGCGAACTTTGGTTAAAAAACGGTCAACTCTTTCTGCTGCTCGATGGATTGGATGAACTCAAACCCTCAGATCAAGAAACCTGTGTTGCTGCCCTGAATCAATTAACATTATCCAATGGGCGATCGCCATCTTTCCTGGTTTCTACTCGCCTGGATTGCTACAAAAAAACTCGAAACAGACTAAAATTATCTGCCGCCATTGGCTTAAAAAACATCGATATAGCCCAAATTCAAAACTATTTATTAGCATCTCGAAGTCGAGAATTTTGGGAAAATATTAAAGACAATCCTCATTTATTAGCCCTAGCTAAAAATCCTTTGTTTTTAAATTTAATGGTCTTAGCCAATGAAGAAATTTTAATTCACTCTTGGAAACGCATCACCGCCAAATCCGATCGCATTGACTATTTATTTAATGCTTATATTCGCAGACAACTAAGCCGTCAAACTCCTAGCCAATCCTATCCCCCTGGGAAAGAACCTACTCCCGATCGTACCAAAACTTGGTTAAAAAGCTTAGTGATGCAGACTTCGCCAAAACAACAGATAGAATTTTCCTTGGACAGTCTGCCTAAACCCTTATTTCAGCCGAACATTGAACTAATTTATTTAACTATAAATTTAATACTGCCTATCGGCTTATGTGGGTTATATATTTACTTTTATACTAAAAAAATTAGCCTAATTCCAGGAATAGTTATTCTGGGAACTACCTGGCTGTTCATGCTATTATTTTTATTATCAATAAAACATAAAATTTTTCTTGGTAAAATTATTCCCCCAAGATATCATTTATTTTCCGCCATAAATACCATTATTTTATTTGGATTGGGACTGTTAAGTATTCGGCTAAATTGGCTGATAATTGCTCAAGCAGAAGGTCAAATTGGTGGCTTATTGTATGGATTATCTTTACTCATTTTTACCATCGCGATCGCCCCACTTTTAGGCTTAATTCCTAGTATTTATGCTGCGTTTCCTTGCCTGAAACCCCTGTATATCCACTGGAATCTCGCTCGCAATGGTCGGATTCCCTGGAATTACGCCAGATTTCTGGATTTTTTAACCGAACGCTTATTTCTGCAAAAAATTCGCGGTCACTACCGCTTCATCCACCCGCTTTTTACTCAGCATTTGCAGAATCATTTTGATTAG